DNA from Pirellulales bacterium:
CTCGCCCAGCCGCCGGTGCCGGAGTTCGATGAAGGGGCCAAACTGCTGCGACCAGTTGCGCGGCACGCCGCCGCCGATGGTGAAGATTCCCAGCTTCTTCTGGCGCAGCAAAGTCGCAGCAAAATGCTCGAGGTCTTCGAACGGATCGAAGCGGATCTTATGTCGCCCGGTCGACTCGCGCAGCCGGTTGTTCAACGCCGTGTCGAGACCGAGTTCCGAGTCGCTGAAGGCCGGCACGAACACCGGCACTCCCTGCTCGTAGGCGGACTTCAGAATTCCTCGCTGGCCCTGATTGCGCTTCGCCAGATACGCGCCGATGGCGTGATTCAGCTTGTAGGAGCACATGACGTCGTTGTGGTCCCAGGCCTCGAGCACGGCCGCCATGACTTCCTCGACGTCATCGAGATTCTGCTCCGGCTCAAGCGTGTCATAGACGCGGTTGTACCCCTGCTCGTAGAGTTCCTCGTCAGAAACTTCGGGATTGGCACGGAAATGAGCGCGTCCGGTGGCCTCGACCAGCCCGTGGGCCATGAGAGCGCCCGTCGAGACGATCGCATTGACGATGCCGCGGTCGATCAATTCGGTGACGATCAGGCCCTGCTTGGCCACGGTCATGGCCCCGGCCAGGGTCATGACGATGAACGCATCCTCGTCGAGAGCCATGGCTTCGAGCACGTCGGCGGCCTCACCCAGCTGGCGTCCGGTAAAGGCGGTCTTGGCCATGGCCCTCACCAGCCCGTCGATCGAATGAATCTTGCTGAGATCGAGCGGCTCCAGCGGAATCAGGCGATCTTCGATGGGATTGTGCAGGTGACGATCTTTGCCCTCACCGCCGGCCGCGTGTCCCTGCCCCGAATGCGAATGATCTTGATGCGAATGATCTTTCGAACTGCCATGATTGCCGTGTTTCAC
Protein-coding regions in this window:
- a CDS encoding deoxyhypusine synthase family protein, whose translation is MAKTAFTGRQLGEAADVLEAMALDEDAFIVMTLAGAMTVAKQGLIVTELIDRGIVNAIVSTGALMAHGLVEATGRAHFRANPEVSDEELYEQGYNRVYDTLEPEQNLDDVEEVMAAVLEAWDHNDVMCSYKLNHAIGAYLAKRNQGQRGILKSAYEQGVPVFVPAFSDSELGLDTALNNRLRESTGRHKIRFDPFEDLEHFAATLLRQKKLGIFTIGGGVPRNWSQQFGPFIELRHRRLGE